CATACAGTTCCTTGCAGCTTTTTATGGTATTGACAACAATCATGAGAGATTTCTTCTCATCTGTTGCAGTGGTTACATAGTCCTGCAAGATCCCTGTTTTGAAATCCTCCAAGGTGACCTTGCCGAGATACTTGACGTCATATCTGTTAAGCTCATATTTTTCTTTAATTAGCTGTTCAGATGAAATCAAAAAAGGCTTTGGAACAGTGGCGCTAGAGAATATTATGGTTGTACCGGCGTATTTTGCAAGGTGCGATAGCATTTCGCTGGCGACTTTCCAATATTTCGGCGGGACAGCCTGTATTTCATCGAGTATGAGAATAGAACCTGGGATTCTAAAGAAACGAGTGTTCCTCTTGTCTGTAAGCATGGAGTCGAAAAGACTCACGAAAGTGGTGAGAATAATCTCGCTGTCCCATGAGTTCAGAAGGATATCAGCGAGGTATGCTTCGTAATTCTCTACTTCTCCAGCTATTTCGCTGTCTGTTCTTGAGTATTCAAGATCTGTAAGGTGATGCTGCTGTATCAGTATTTCTGACGAAGTATCTATCCCACCGTTGGTCAGAACCCTGGATACAGTCTCGTATGTCTGATCGATTATGCTCAGAAAGGGCAGGCAATAGACTACTCTTGGTGTGTAGCCTTTCTTTTCCAAGATCTCTTCCCTCTTCTTGAGTGCCAGTGATGTTATCGCCAGGGTTTTGCCTATGCCGGTTCTGCCCCTTATGGTACCTATGTTGAAATCCAGGCGCGATATGCTTTCTTTATAGAACTCGTTTCTCATGTTGTTCATTTTGGTTTGAGGGTTATCGAATTCTCTGGCCTTTCTGAAATCATCTACAAGGTCTGAAGGCAGTTTTAGACGATTGGATTTGTATTCTCCAAGAAAACCGGCGTCAGTTCTGTCTGCCCATGTAAGGAGAGATGAAAGATAAGCAAACAGTAGATATGGCCTGATCCCGTTCTTTTCACTCTGCCGACCAAACAATCTTGTCCACCTAACAATTCTCTTTGCCAGACCGTCTATATCGAGATTAACTTCCTCTCCAAGTATCTTAGAAAACCTCTCAACGTATTCTTTATCGAGCCGCTTCTTTATCTCTTCAATCGGCCTTCGTCTGTCTTTGTAAATGTCGATTAGGAAGTTGAAAGCCTTTGCCCTGCTGTGATGGTATTTGACAACGGCCATCCCTATAAGAATGGCCGCAGCTTTATCATCGGAGATTTGTCCATTAAGATAATGACCGAGTGCAATGGATCCAATCACTGCGTGTTGTGAGAGTTCTTTATCTACACGTTTACCACCTAGCGACTGCTGAAAATACGTACTGCATTTGCCTAGATCGTGAAAATAAGCGATACCTTTCACCAGGATTTCGAGATCAAAATAGCTTATGCCAAAAAGCTCTTCGCAGTTGATGAAATGTTTCCCTTCTGCAAGTTCGCTAGACATAAGCGAATAAACACCACGAGTATGATCTATCAGCAGCCTATGCGGATGTGAGCAAATCTCGGTCATCTAATCATCACAGCCACTTCGCCGTCGGGGGTTGCAAAGCCTACTACTATTGACTCTGGGTCGACTGAGCTTGCAATCAAGGGTTTACCCTCCGCCTCGTAAGCTATCTCGCTGTATTCAGTCACGTGACGATAGTTGTCCATGGAAACTGCGTGAGTTTCCCTGAAGATCTTCTGTCCATTTGACATGACAAAATTGGTGCTATCTGACATATAAATCGCCGAGTAGATCTTTTCCGATCTGACCAGGATTCTTGCTTCGTAAGTCCCTATGTAATTAACCCTCGCTATAAACTCGGTAATTCCGAGATACGGCGTGTAATAGCATTCTTTTTTTGATACAAGTCTTTCCAGTTTTTCAAACAGAGGGCTATCTGCGCAGATGTGAAGGCGATAAATTGGTTCTTTCACCATTTCTACGGGAACCTGTATGTGCAAAACATTCTTGGTCGCAGCATCCGCCTTTGTGTAGGAATAGTTCATGTTGAAACGCACCTTTTCGATGGGTTTCATTATACGTACACCGATCCGCACGTTTGAGTTTTCCAGTTTTGGCACATGCTCGCTCTTGCCAAAGCCACCACTCTCAATTCCAAGAATGGCTCCCACTATTCCAAGCACAGCAGTTCGCGGGGGTATAGCATAAGTCAGGGAAGAGGTTGTCGAGTATGGCTGCCTGAAATGTGCGTAGTCACTGGCTATGTCGAAGACGAGGACTTTCATGAGTCCTCACCTCACTTTTCCAGATATTTTGTTTTGCCGGGAAGCAAGTCTTCGATCATGAATT
The sequence above is drawn from the Mesotoga infera genome and encodes:
- the cas5b gene encoding type I-B CRISPR-associated protein Cas5, which gives rise to MKVLVFDIASDYAHFRQPYSTTSSLTYAIPPRTAVLGIVGAILGIESGGFGKSEHVPKLENSNVRIGVRIMKPIEKVRFNMNYSYTKADAATKNVLHIQVPVEMVKEPIYRLHICADSPLFEKLERLVSKKECYYTPYLGITEFIARVNYIGTYEARILVRSEKIYSAIYMSDSTNFVMSNGQKIFRETHAVSMDNYRHVTEYSEIAYEAEGKPLIASSVDPESIVVGFATPDGEVAVMIR
- the cas3 gene encoding CRISPR-associated helicase Cas3', with protein sequence MTEICSHPHRLLIDHTRGVYSLMSSELAEGKHFINCEELFGISYFDLEILVKGIAYFHDLGKCSTYFQQSLGGKRVDKELSQHAVIGSIALGHYLNGQISDDKAAAILIGMAVVKYHHSRAKAFNFLIDIYKDRRRPIEEIKKRLDKEYVERFSKILGEEVNLDIDGLAKRIVRWTRLFGRQSEKNGIRPYLLFAYLSSLLTWADRTDAGFLGEYKSNRLKLPSDLVDDFRKAREFDNPQTKMNNMRNEFYKESISRLDFNIGTIRGRTGIGKTLAITSLALKKREEILEKKGYTPRVVYCLPFLSIIDQTYETVSRVLTNGGIDTSSEILIQQHHLTDLEYSRTDSEIAGEVENYEAYLADILLNSWDSEIILTTFVSLFDSMLTDKRNTRFFRIPGSILILDEIQAVPPKYWKVASEMLSHLAKYAGTTIIFSSATVPKPFLISSEQLIKEKYELNRYDVKYLGKVTLEDFKTGILQDYVTTATDEKKSLMIVVNTIKSCKELYEFMKNDLCIDEKKLDCLSSNIPTVVRRDIIGKVFKKKGFHILVTTQLIEAGVDLSFDYSIRDLGPFDSLLQVAGRVNRSSEKRRGELAIVELLKDGSNRPFSWIYNSTIMQTTRGTLNGNSELNEPQMYQLGDDYFKELTKKGLENESLNLLDALRDMDFEGISSFSLIEEIKNALSVPVFLEIDKAAAKNWQNYCQILEEIPNRDARYEHLARKKQAARALAPYVVNLRVYTHPGAESYFLPEVQHGFCYISNDEIERYYDPKTGIKPEGDNFFCD